One Setaria italica strain Yugu1 chromosome II, Setaria_italica_v2.0, whole genome shotgun sequence DNA segment encodes these proteins:
- the LOC101754945 gene encoding vesicle transport protein GOT1, with product MVSFEMNDRKKIGLGLTGFGVLFSFLGIIMLFDKGFLAMGNILFVSGVLLTIGLKPTVQFFTKPKNHKGSISFGFGFFLVLIGWPALGMMVESYGFIMLFSGFWPTAAVYLQKSPSFGWIFHHPFLTSLITRFRGRRVPV from the exons AGATTGGGCTAGGCTTGACTGGATTTGGAGTTCTCTTCTCATTCCTTGGGATCATTATGCTGTTTGACAAGGGATTCCTGGCAATGGGGAAT ATTCTCTTCGTTTCTGGCGTCTTACTGACCATTGGGCTGAAGCCAACCgtgcaattcttcaccaagcctAAGAATCACAAG GGTTCAATCTCTTTCGGGTTTGGCTTTTTCCTGGTCCTCATTGGATGGCCTGCCTTAGGAATGATGGTGGAGTCATACGGTTTCATCATGCTCTTCAG CGGTTTCTGGCCAACTGCTGCTGTTTACCTGCAAAAGAGTCCTTCCTTCGGTTGGATATTCCACCATCCCTTTTTGACTTCG CTGATCACTCGGTTCAGGGGAAGACGGGTCCCGGTGTGA
- the LOC111256244 gene encoding uncharacterized protein LOC111256244, whose translation MALRRWKPFLDAFPLIDTAIEAADADGLLSRGEIRSARSRIIEMLCDAADDDDKAEALCALLDEAMAGSLGTLRAVPVERIALASGDGLVGAVVALTRDHASERVRGLARDVVRGWRAGAVAEFARARAEFARAKADMDVLDGLPSTPPPPPQDDKAPGAGSDAKTKKIPAEQRRPRKTAVVSSCRVSKAESYGTLPKKRAPVVSTSTAKPSSANTGAPAVVPARPKKTPPVVISLATEERKMEATKRKLQERYQEAEDAKRRRTIQVIKPPLEPSGQRQRNEHPALRARGPASCAAERRFMTRV comes from the coding sequence ATGGCGCTGCGCCGCTGGAAGCCATTCTTGGACGCGTTCCCGCTCATCGACACCGCCATcgaggccgccgacgccgacggtcTCCTCTCCCGCGGCGAGATCCGGAGCGCGAGGTCGCGGATCATCGAGATGCTCTgcgacgccgccgacgacgacgacaaggcGGAGGCGCTCTGCGCGCTGCTGGACGAGGCCATGGCGGGGTCGCTGGGCACGCTGCGGGCGGTGCCCGTGGAGAGGATCGCGCTGGCGTCCGGCGacggcctcgtcggcgccgtcgtcgcgctGACGAGGGACCACGCGTCGGAGCGGGTTCGCGGGCTCGCGCGCGACGTCGTGCGCGGGTGGAGGGCGGGCGCCGTGGCCGAATTCGCTAGGGCCAGGGCCGAATTCGCCAGGGCCAAGGCCGACATGGACGTGCTGGACGGCCTCCCGTctactccgccgcctcctccccaggACGACAAGGCGCCCGGGGCCGGCTCCGACGCAAAGACGAAGAAGATCCCGGCGGAACAGCGTCGTCCAAGGAAGACCGCCGTCGTCAGCAGCTGCCGTGTCAGCAAGGCCGAGTCCTACGGCACCTTGCCCAAGAAGAGGGCTCCGGTCGTGAGCACCAGCACCGCCAAGCCGTCGTCAGCGAACACGGGAGCTCCAGCGGTTGTCCCAGCTCGGCCGAAGAAGACGCCGCCCGTCGTCATCAGCTTAGCCACTGAGGAGAGGAAGATGGAGGCCACGAAGCGCAAGCTCCAGGAGAGGTACCAGGAGGCCGAGGACGCGAAGCGGCGGCGCACGATACAGGTGATCAAGCCACCACTGGAACCATCGGGCCAAAGGCAGCGCAACGAGCACCCGGCCTTGAGGGCGCGTGGGCCGGCGAGCTGCGCGGCGGAGAGGCGCTTCATGACGAGGGTTTAG
- the LOC101755348 gene encoding wiskott-Aldrich syndrome protein family member 1, producing MDRPQRLELPSPSPPPPLPSPPVAAVSAPASPYSVLHPLLLPSPNPHLLLKPKTLTHSLSSSSLTSMASSSPPAPDAWEFITPTSPSVAHVDGGLDDCAIFPPRLHEGLGLEAEPEEAVAPAAAKEVEEEEEEDEGEEEEDGEWLWGAWARWERCRLAARRAWATGVGAVQERVLVHSACGCPSVRPAVWSAAAAVAVVGALLYARRRDRKERDLLVLLSKEKDKRIAQLLHQIALMSDIRSGSEAVKIIRNS from the exons ATGGACCGCCCCCAGAGGCTAGAGCtcccatcgccgtcgccgccgccgccgctgccgtccccGCCGGTGGCCGCCGTGTCGGCCCCGGCCTCGCCGTACTCCGTGCTCCACCCGCTCCTGCTCCCCTCCCCGAACCCACACCTCCTCCTCAAGCCCAAGACGCTGAcccactccctctcctcctcctccctcacctccatggcctcctcctcgccgcccgcccccgATGCCTGGGAGTTCATCACCCCAACGTCCCCATCCGTCGCCCACGTGGACGGCGGGCTTGATGATTGCGCCATCTTCCCGCCGCGCCTCCACGAAGGCCTGGGCCTGGAGGCGGAGcccgaggaggcggtggcgccggcggcggcgaaggaggtggaggaggaggaggaagaggacgagggcgaggaggaggaggatggagagTGGCTGTGGGGTGCGTGGGCGAGGTGGGAGAGGTGCCGCTTGGCGGCGAGGCGCGCTTGGGCGACCGGTGTCGGGGCGGTCCAGGAGCGGGTGCTCGTGCACAGCGCCTGCGGGTGCCCATCGGTGAGGCCCGCCGTGTGgtcagctgcggcggcggttgcTGTGGTTGGGGCACTTCTGTACGCCCGGCGGCGGGATAGAAAGGAACGGGACCTGCTCGTGCTTCTCTCCAAGGAGAAGGATAAG AGGATAGCACAACTACTGCATCAAATTGCTTTAATGAGTGACATCAGAAGCGGCAGTGAAGCAGTTAAGATTATCAGGAACTCCTAA